GAGCCAGTACGTCCATTCCAGCAGTTCGCCCGTCACCCCCGCGACCACGGGCAGTACCCTCTGTCCGGGCGCCGGCGTCGAGGTGAGCAGTGCAGTGGCCAGCAGGCCGGCCATCAGCAGCGCCGCCAGGGGCAGACCGACGGGTTCCATATCCGGCAGGGTGACGACGTAGCCGGGCAATCCGGCTGAGTTGTGCAGGGCGAGCAGCAGAAGCCTCACACTGCCGTACGCGGCCGTACCCACCAGCCCCGCCACGACCGGCCAGCCGATCCACCCAGCCGGTCGGGCGGTACGCGCCAGCCGGTCCCGCGCCTGCTCCGCCCTGAAGGCCAGCACCGCGCAGACCGCGATCAAAGCCCCGATCACGCCCTGCGGCCAGAGCGACCCGCCCACCGGAAACGGCCACATATCCGCCCCTTGTCTCGTCTTCCCGGCCACGCGTTGTGTCCTGGAGATCATGCTGCTGCGAGGGGACCAGCAGGCGCCATGGGCCGAAACCTACTTCTGAGGTAGGCAAACACCTACCCCGGCCGGGCAGCACCTGCCTGAGGTTCGACCGGAAAGCGAAAGGCGGGACGTGCGGGATCGGACGACCGAGAGAGCCCCTCGAACCGAAACGCACCATGATCGGTACGACAACGGCTTCCAACTGACCGTTTCTCAGGCAGAGTACTGCGCCGACACCGTAACCTCATCCCGCCAACGCCGTGGTGCGAGGGCCGAGTTGCGGCCCGGCGTACAGCTGAGCCCCCGGTTGCCGTGGCGTCAGGTCTACTGGGGGCCCTACTGTCCGCGTCCCGTGCGCCACGGGGCCCCACACCTCGCCACGCACACCGTCGAGAGACCGGCCAGCGCCATGGCAACGCCGACGTCCGTGAACTCGGCGAGGGCCCCGAACACGACCGGTCCCGCTCCCTGAACCGTCATCAGCCCGGAGGTGAGCAGACCGAACGCCTGGCCGCGGCTGGCCTCCGGGACCGCATCGAGCAAGGGGTGCTGGAGTCCGAGTGCATAGGCGAACCCGCATCGAGCGTCCCCGGACGTAGGCGTCACCGGTGAGCGTCTCGGCGATGAGTCGGTTGGGGCGAGCGAGCCGAGGAAGAGCGAACCGGCGAGTTGTGGCAGGGAAGCCGACGTCGAACGTCAGGGCGCCCAGCAGGGGTGAGCCGGTCGTCGCGAAGACGAGCACCGAAAGGTTCATCATACGCAGCGACTCGGCCGTGACCGTCAGGGTCCGGGTCACGAACAGCAGCCGGAAGCGCCGGTTGGCCGGCACTTCCCGATACGTGACGCGCTGTTGCGGGGCGAGGTCGGGGGCGGAGGTCACGGGCAGCCGCGTGCCGGGCGCCCCGCGACCCAGCCCGCCGTTACGCCTGAGGCGTAAGCCCATCAGCGTGTCTGCCGAGGCTCGGGACAAAATTCAGGACATCAGTCCCATCGGTACGGGACGCGGGGTGCAGGAGAATGACGCATCCGGGCCGGATGCCATCCGCCCTGCCCGGGCCTGCTCCGTCCACAGACGACCGAAGGGACCGGACATGCTGGTAGACCACATCGAGACCCCCGACCTGGCTCCGCAGACCTACCTCGACGACGAAGCCCCCGAGGTTGCCGTCGACGCACCGGAGGAGCGCGCCTGGCTCCCGTCGTACCAGGCGGTCCGGACCGCCTGACGCGCGGCGCGTCCGGTCGGCACCGGGCCCAAGACAGGGCCCGGTGCCGATGCCTTACGTCCACGTCCGCCGCCCGACCCCGAAGGACGGTCCTCGTTGCCCGCTTCACCTTCCGCCGCCGAGCCGGTCACCGACATGGTGGCGCAGGCAGACACCATGCTCTGCGCCGATCGGCAGTTCGGCGACTCCGCCGCCATCGGCGAGCGCAACCTCGCCCGGTTCCGGCTGGGCCTGACCATGCTGGCGCGGCATGACGGCGAAGCAGCGGACGTGCTGCGGACAACGGCCGCGGCGACCGACGAACACCTCCGCCCGCTGCTCTACGACCCGGTGCTGCGCAACTGCTTCGAGGTCGACCTCGCGCGGCTGGAGAGCGGCCGACTCGGACACAGCTCGTTCGGCGCCTACGTGAGCGGTTACGTCCCGACCCCGGCGGCGGACCCCCTGTCCTCCACGGGGCCCTGCGAAGCCCTCATCCGTCCGCACCGGAGTGCCTGGCCCGGTCTCGGGGACGCCTGGGTGCTGACCGAGCCGACGCCACACGGACGTTCGCAGGAGAAGCTGGCCGGGCGCCTCATGGACCTGTACCGTGGCGCGCTCGGCGACAGCCGGGCGGCACCCCCGGTCGATCCGGCGGAGAGCGTCCGCGCCGTACTGCGGGAGGGCGCGGAACTCCTCGCGACCCTGTTGCCCGCCGCGGGAGCCGGTGTACTCGGGCACGTCACCATGGTGGGCTTCACCCACAGGGAGAGCGAAGAGGGCCCCCTGCAGTCCATGTCCGGCGGCGACCCGCTTCCCTCGACGGTGCTGCTGGCGCCCGAACGCTGCACCTCTCCGTGGCTCGCCGCCGAGAGCCTGCTGCACGAGGGCGCCCACCTCAAGCTCTTCGACGCGCTCCGTACGGGCTCCGTGGTCAGGAACGCCACCGAGCGCGTCCCGATCCCGTGGCGGATCGGTTCGTGGACGGTCATCCGGGTGTTCGTAGCCCTGCATTTCTACGTGCACCTGCTCGTCTTCCGGGCTGCGGCGGCCTCCGCCGGTGAAGCGGTCCGGGAGAGGTTCGGGCCGCCCCCGTCGGTCGAGGACCTCGACGAGCCCAGCCCTGGCACGCCGGCCGCCCACAGCGGGCAATACCGGACCAGTGCGGAACGGGCCCGCTACCTCGCCGAGTGCGTGCTGTCGCTGCCGGAGCAGGCGCTCACCGAGCACGGGCACCGGTTCGCCCGCTGGCTCCTCACCACGCTCCGTCTGGTGGACGACGAGGCTCCGCAGCCCCAGGACCGTGCCGAGACGACGACCCGACGGGCGGAACCGTGGCAGCCGCAGGAGAATCCCTCAGAAGGTGTCCTCCAGCGGATCACCCCGGTGGACGCATGCGCCCTGCCCGGCCTCGGACAACTCGTCGTGAGTCCCACGCGGTCGGCCCGAATGCACTGGCTGAACGCGCGCTCGTGGACGGTCTACTCCTTGTGCGACGGACGTGACCTCGGCTCGGTACGCACGGCCTACGCCCGAGCGGTCGATCTCCCGGCCGACTCGGAGGAGGTCAACCGGCAGGTGAGTGACAGCGTGCGTCGGCTTGTGGCAGCCGACCTCATCACCCACGACATGTGACGCTCTCCGCTCCGGGTGCCGGTTCCGTCGGACACGGGTGTTCCGCTGCTGCGCCTTACGTACGTGCGGTGCCGGTGCCGGTGCTGGGGTCCGCCGTTTCCAGGCCGGCCAGCCGTGCGGACACAATGGCCTCCAGGCGACTGGAGACATGGATTTTCGGCAGGATGGCCGAGACGTAATTGCGTACGGTCTTCTCCGATATGAACAGCTCCTGCGCTATTCGGCGGTTTCCGTAGCCGAGCGAGACCAATCGCAGCACGTCCCGTTCCCGGTTGGTAAGCGCCGGGAACGGGAGCGTGCCGTCGGCTTCCGCCAGGCGCACCAGGAGGGCGGAGAGTTCGCCGCCGGTCCGCGGTCCCAGCGTGACGTACCCCCGCTGAACGGCCCGTACGGTGCGCAACACGTCCGCCGTCTCCGTGTTCTTGAGCAGGTAGCCCGTGGCCCCCGCCATCAGCGTGGTGAGCAGCAGGCTGTCGTCGTCGTGCTCCGTGGACACCGCGGCGATCAGCCGCGGCGCCGGGTACTGTCGACGCAGTTGCTGGAGCAGCCCGATTCCCGCGCGGCCGGGCAGGTCGAGGTCGACGATGACCACATCGGGCTTCTTCTCCCGGACCGCCCGTACACCGGCGTGCGGGTCGTGGGTCCCTGCGGCGACGGTGATCCCGCCATCTTCTAACGCGGAACGTAAGCCGCCCAGAATCAGGGGAATGCTCTCTATTACCACTACACGCGTACCGCTATGTCGGACCGCATTGGCCATTCTGGCCCTTCCTCACACCCGGGCCGGCGTGAGGCGCCACGAAGCGTCTTCCCCACACCGCCATGATCAACGTTCGAGGGAAAGCGTAGAACCCCCGTTGACCGGCGGCCGGTACAGCGCATGTGCGGATCCGGTGGCGCGTCGGGGGACGTCACCGGAGCAGTGTCGTGTGGCCCTTTCCCGTTGCCCGAGAGGGCCGACTGGTCGTGCGTTGGGCAAGCGGCGGACCCTGCTGGATTGCCCTAGGCTCACGGCAGGGCCTACGGTCCAAGAAGATCGCCACCAGGGGCAGTTCGGTGAGGTTGACGCCGCCCGGGAGTTGGGCCGGGGTGTTGTCGCCGGTGGCCCGGTCTGCCGGGCCCTGACCCGTGGGGGACGGTGACCGCCATGTCGATCGCGATGATCGGCCAAGTCACCCGAGAGCGTGATGGGCACATCATCACGGGGGACCGGGAACTGGTCGGGCAGATGTGGCGCGTCCCGTTCACCATCGGGGACCACGCGCTGGAGATCGAGCCGATGCTGCCCGTTGGTGGGGCTCATCCGGCCCCTGGCGAAGAACCGTTCGGCGTCAACGTGGCGTTCGAGATCTACGCCGATGACCGAGGTGCTCTACCGGCGGACCGCCGAGATCAGTCCGCCAGGCCGCTCCTCGCCCTGCGGCGGGGTACTGATCGGGCGGCCGTAGGCGGCAGCGCGCTCGCGCAGGGTGTGGCTGCCGGCCTCCCAGCCGTGCCCGGCCAGCCAGCCCACCGGGTCGTCGGGCATCTCCGAAACCCACATGGACGCCGCCGATCCCGGCACGGCGTCCGCGCCGAAGCGCTCGATCACGCCGCGCGAGCCCAACGTCAGCCCCATCCGACTGCCTGCCGCCGACTGCGCGCTGATCCGGGCCAGCAGCAGCTCCACAGCGTCCTCGGGCAGATAGATCAGCAGTCCTTCGGCGATCCACACGGTCGGCACCGCCGGGTCGTGCCCTGCGGCGGCCAGCGCGCCTGGCCAGTCCTCACGCAGATCCACCGCGACGGTGATCCGCTCGCAGCGTGCGACGGCCCGTTCCTGGCGCAGCACCGAAGCCTTGAACTCCAGTGGCGCGGCGGTGTCGACCTCGAACAGCCGGGTGCCCTCGGGCCAGTCCATGCGGAAGGCCCGGCTGTCCATGCCGGCGCCGAGCAGCACTACCTGCCGGACCCCGGACGCGGAAGCCTGCTGCAACAGGTCGTCGAGGAACTTCGTCCTGATGACGATGGAGAACGCCACGCCCAGCCGGCGGCGTCGCGCGGCCTCGTCACCGGGCAGCGGCGGCGAGGACGGCCCCAGGCCGCCGGCGGTGGCGAAGGCCTGTGCCAGTGGGTCACGGAACAGCGCGTTCTCCCGCTCGGTCTCCAGCGCCCGCACCCTGGCCACCCCCACCGCCGTGGCCCACACTCCCGACGGCTGCACCCGCTCCTGCTCATCAGTCACCGCGCCAGCCTAGATGATCGATTCCAAGGAGGCCTGACGAGGGGAGCCAGGCTCGTGCGCGGCCAGCCGGTCATGCGCGCACTGACCTCCTACGACCACTGAACCCCTTGGAATCGATCATCTAGATCCGTCACACCATCGACCATGTCGGCTCAACGAGTCGTCCACCAGCTCGTCGCCGGTCCCAGACCAGAAACAGGTACTGAGCCTCGGCGACTCCTGGTGGACCTGTTACGGCAGGGCTGCCCGAAGCCCATCGGGCTCGATCGACGGCGCGAGGGCCGGCTGACGGCCACGGGACGGGGCGCCGGAGCCGGCCATGCTCGGCTCGGCTACTCTCGGTGCCACCGACGTTCACTCTGCGATCCGGGCAAACTGCGACCGAATCGTCACTCGGGAGACGCCAACGCATGAACACGCCACCATCGCCGCCTGCAGCGGAGCGGACTGACGGATCAACCGTCCGGATCGGCGCTCTCGTTCCGCTGACTCGACCTGGCTGGGTCGAGGCAGGTCAACACCTGCTCGCTGGACTTGAGTTGGCCGTTCGTGAAGTCAATAACGGCGGCGGGATCGTCGGAAGACCACTCGAGCTGGTGGTCCGAGACACCGCGGCCGATCCACAGAGAGCCGCGGCGGCCGTGGATGAATTGGCTCGCCTGGGTGTGGCTGCCTTGGCGGGGGAGTATCACAGCGTCGTCGCTCGTGCCGCTGCCGCCAGGGCCGACACCCTCGGCCTGCCGTTCCTCTGCTCGTCAGCGGTTGTTGACGCGCTCACCGAACAGCCGACAGAATGGGTCGCGCGCCTCGCCCCGGCACATTCCCACGGCTGGCGGATCTACGCGGACTTCCTCCTCAGCGCGGGCCACAGCCGAATCGCCGTAGCAGCCGAGCCGAGTGTCTACTGGGCATCCGGGGCTCGCATTCTGCGGGACTACCTCGCTCCACGCGGCGGCACCGTGATCGAACTCGACATGCGCGCGCTCGCCCCCACGGCCGTGTGCGACGAACTCGTCGACCATCGCGCGACAGCCCTCCTTCTTCTGGTCGGTCACCCGGAGCCGGCAGTGTCAATCGTCAAGTCCGTCCGCCGCGACCAGCGCCTCGCCGAGATCATGATCGGTGCACCGGCCGGGCAACCGGAGTTCGCCCAATGGGCGACGTCGCTGGGCGAAGACAGCGCCGCGATCCCGTTCTTGCGCTACCTGCCCGAGCGCCTCAGCCCACTCGGTGCACGAGTCGAGACGGCGCTCCGCGAGCGACTGGCCGAAGCGCCCTCGTTCGTCGCCTTCGAGGGTTACGACACGGTCGCCGTCCTCGCCGATGTGCTGCGCTCTCACGGCGCGGACCGGGCGCGCACTGCCGAATCCTGGCCGCGCGTCGCAGTCGAGGGCACCCGCGGGCAGATCCAGTTCTCCCGCACGCCGGGCATCAGCGTTTGGCAATGGGCTTGGACGCCAGTCCAGGTCGTTGATCGAGATCCGGCGCAACCCGATCGCTTTCGGATCCTCCACGTCGGCTGAGAGAGCACGGAAGTCCGACTGCCCCGATCTGGCCGAACCCGCTGATCGCGTATTCGACGCGGGCGCGCTCGGGGTCGAAGGCCGTTTTCAGGGACTCCTTCCCGGCTTTCTTACGCCGGAAGGAGATCCTGCGGCAGCGCTGAAGCAGTGCTGGGCCTCCCGACCGATCGTGATCGGCCGGGAGATGTGGTGTTCCGACGCATGTGATCGGCGAGCTTGCGGATTGACCAGCGGCGGGTGAAGGGCTTGCCGAGAACTGCTGCTCGGTCAGCCTGCCGATCCAGACCGGTGGTGCCGTTCCGCCTCCTGGTTGGAGATTCACGTCCAACCGGCGCAACGAGCAAGTCGGCAAACGTTCCCGGTCACAGCGCTGGCCGAGGATGCGCCGGTTCTTGATCAGTGGTCGACGAAGCCCGGGCCGGCCGTGCGCCCCGGGCGCTGAACACGGGGGACACGTACGGGGGTCCGGCCGGGGCGAACCCCCACCGGACCCCCGTCCCCCGTCCCCCGTGGCGGAATCTCAGTTCACGGTCCACTTCTGGTTGGCGCCGCCCGAGCACGACCAGATCTGCAGCCGGGTGCCGTTGGCCGAGCTGTTGCCCGTCGCGTCCAGACACTTGTTGGCCTGCGGGTTCACGATGTCGTGGGCCGCACTGACGGCCCACTTCTGGTTGGGCCCGCCCGTGCAGTCCCACAGCTGTACGGTCGAGCCGTCCGCCGTGCCGTTGCCGGTGACATCCAGGCACTTGCCCAGCGCGCGTATGGTGCCGTCGGAGGAGACCGTCCACTGCTGGGCCGTGGTGCCGTTGCAGTCGTAGAGCTGTACGGGCGTGCCGTTGGCTGCGTTCGCCCCGGCCACGTCCACGCACTTGCCGGCGAGGCCGGTGATCGGGCCGCCGGCGGACCCCGAACCGTCGCTCGTCGTCACCTTCACCTCGTCCACCACCAACTGCTGCGGGAAGACGGTGGAGCCGTCGGGGTCGCCCGGCCAGTAGCCGCCGACCGCGAGGTTGAGGATCATGAAGAACGGCTTGTTGAACACCCAGGTCTTGCCGCCCAGATCGGCGGGCGTGCGCCGCTGGTACACCGTGCCGTCCACCGACCAACTGATCGAGTCGGGGGCCCAGTCGACGGCGAAGGTGTGGAAGGCGTCGGCGAAGGCCTGGCCGCCCGGCAGGGAGTAGGCGGCTCCGATGCCCCCGGATCCCGAGTACCCGGGCCCGTGGATGGTGCCGTGCACGGTCGAGGGTTCGAAGCCGACGTTCTCCATGACGTCGATCTCGCCCGAGTTCGGCCAGCCGACCTGTCCGATGTCGCTACCGAGCATCCAGAAGGCGGGCCACATGCCCTGCCCGCGCGGGATCTTCATCCGCGCCTCGACATGCCCGTAGGTTCCGGTGAACTTCCCGGAGGTGTTCATCCGGGCCGAGGTGTACTCACAACGCCCGTACCAGCACTGGTAGTTGCCGGGATTCTCGCGACGAGCGGTGATCACCAGGTGACCCTGGCCGTCCAACGTCGCGTTGTTGCTTCCGGACGTGTAGTACTGCCGCTCGTGGTTGTTGACGTTGTCTCCGGTCTCGATCTGCCACTTCGAGGTGTCGACGCCCGCGCCCGCAGGACCGTCGAACGTGTCGGAGAAGGCGGTGACGGCCGCGGCCGCCGTGGGGGGATCCGCCTGGGCGGGAACGATGGCGGCAGCGGTGACGAGCGCTGCGGACAACGCTGCCAAGAGGCATCTGCGGAGGAGACGTGGGGAGTCCAAGACTCTCCCTTCCGTACGGTGCCCTGAGAAGGGGGCGCCGACTGAGGTGGGGGGCGCGTACATCGCCTCTTGATTTAAGGAGTGAGGTAAGGGGGTGTCAATACTTTGGTCCGGACCAGCACTTCGGGTTCGGCTCAGGCTGCCTGGGAGTCGCGCCGGTCGCGGACGCGACGGCGGGAGCGCACCGCCAGGCCTCAGCCACCGGCCCAACAGCAGACACAACCCACCAGCACGCCACTGGTGTTGGGGATGACGTCGTCGATGTCGAAGGCGCGCCCGCTGATGACCGTTACCTGGACCAGTGTCACCAGCAGCATGACCGTCGCGGTGACACCAGGTTCTGTCCGGCGGTTTTTTTCGAGTACCACGGCTGGATCACCGTCAGGGAAACCGCGGTTGATGACGACGACGTCCGACGGGGGCAGATCGTCGATGGTCGCGATGACGAGGACCCGGGCTATGAGAAGGAGGTAGGTGTCGTCAGACTTACTCGGGGTTCGGTCACGCAGCGTTCTTCAGCCGGGACAGGGCGTGCTCGACGCGAGGCCCGACCGTCAACCATGCACGAGATCGTTGAGGCTGATCGCTAACTGCGGAACGAGCCCAAAGGCCTCTCCTGCCTACGGTGTGCCGGGAAGCCGGACCGTGACGAGGAGACCTCCGGCGGGGCGGGGGACGAGGTCGAGGGTCCCGTCGTGGGCGCGGACGATGCTGTGCACGATGGCAAGGCCGAGACCGACGCCGGCGTGCTCATCGGTGCGTACGCGTTCCGTCACCCCGACGGGTCTCCACCATGACTCGGCAATGCCTCGCCCCAGAACGGTGACACGACGTTGGTGTGGACGTCGATGCGATCTGCATGTGCCATGAGTGTTTCCCTTTCGGCGGCGCTCTTCGGCAGAGGCACTTGGAACGTGGCTTGCCGATCTGTGAGTTGCGATCATGTTGACTACGAGGATGAACTGCGGGCTGTGCGCGGCCTGCCGGGGTCAGGGCGAACGCCGGCTGGCGGCACTTGCGGTCGCAGCGGGGGGTGCCCCCACGGCTTTCGTCAAGGAAATCGGGCTGCGTTGAGGATCGGAGCCGGGCAACATGGCGAGGTGTCTGATCTGTTGTGGGATGACGTCGAGTACTTCTTCGACCTTGATGAGATGGGGTCGCTGCCGGACGTGCGTGTCCCTGACGCCTCGGTGGAGGACTGGCAGGCGGTCCTCGACCTGATCAGCGCGAGCGGCTGGAAGTGCCAGTACTCCGAGGGCGAGGTCGTGATGCCCGTGCCCCGGGCAGAAGCAGTGTTGTCCCGCCCGGCTGATGCCGAGTGCCCGGAGCTGCGAGTTTGGCCGCCAGCCGATGTGCTGGCGATCTTCCGCTTCTATGCGGCGGAGGAGATCGACTTCGACGTTGATCTGCGGGAGCTGCAGGGACAGGACCGACTCGATGTGTTCTGCGGCTTCCTGCGGGCGATCGGGCGACGGCTGGGCAAGCCGGTGCTGATGGATCCGGAGGGTGATGGTGGGCATTCGGTGCTCGGGTTCGATGTGGAAGCCGATCGGGTCGTTCTCTTGGCTGAACCGCCGGTCAGATGACCACGGACGCCGGCTGCGGTTCGTAGAAGGTGCCGTCGCGGAGTATCGCAAAGAGCACGTCGGCCCGAGGGCGGGCGAGGCAGAGCAGGGCCTGGGTGTGGTGCTTGCGCTGAGCGATCTTCATGTCGTAGTAGGCCCTCGATGCCGGGTCGGCGAGGGCGGCGGAAGGCTGCTTATTGCCGCGTCGGGAGGGCTGTTCACCTCGGATCGAGGATCCCGATGAGCCTCCCAAGTCCCAGAGGAACCGGTGGTCATGCCCCTAATCAGCGGTCTGCCAGTGCCTCCGGGCGCCGGTGACACCACCCCCCCCAGATCGTGATCAACAATGCCGTTGCTTTTGGGGTGTGCGTGGTGTTGAGCCATGCGTGTTGGTGTCGCGTCTGGAGCGGCTGGGGTTGGGCATCCTGACTCGGTCGTGTCCTGCTGAGCTGGTGGACCGGGTCGTTGCCGAGGCTGGGTGTGCGGAGAAACGCCGACGTGTGCTGTCGGCCCGGTTCACGGTGTACTTCGTGCTCGCACTGTGCCTGTTTCCGCAGGCCGACTACCTGGAGGTCCTGCGGCTGGTGAAGGCCGGCGAGCCGACGCTTCGGCCTTGGGCGGGGGTGAACAAGTCATCTCTGACGCGTGCGAGGCAGAGGCTGGGCTGGCCGGTCATGCGAGAGCTGTTCCGGGCCGTGGCCCGACCGTTGGGCCACAGGACGGAACTCTTCCACGGGCTACGGGTCCTGGCCCTGGACGGAATGCTGCTGGCCGTCCCCGACTCGCCCGGCAACCGGGAAACGTTCGGCAAGTCCGGCTCGCAACGCAGTCCGATGGGCTATCCGCAGGCCCGGGTGGTCGCGGTGTCGGAGTGCTCGTCGCACGCGGTACTGGACGCGGTGATCGGCGGCTGGAAGGACTCCGAGCGGATCGTGTCCGACGAACTGGAAGCCCATATCGGGGCCGGGACACTGGTCTTGGCCGACCGCGGACTTTGGGGCCTGGCCCGCTGGCACCGCTTTCGCGACCGGGGCGCCCACCTGCTGTGGAGGATCGAGCGGCGGGCCGCCCGCAGGGTCCAGGACGTCCTGCCGGACGGAAGTTACCTGGCCCGGATCCAGGCGAACAAGCACGCCAAGGCTGCCGGAACCGTCAAAGCTCCACCAGCTCTGGTGAGAGTGATTGAGTACCGCGTCGACGGCCAGGCGGACGTGATCCGGCTTGTCACCAGCCTGACGGACCATGAGGAGTATCCGGCCGCCGAACTCGCCACCCTGTATGCCCGGCGCTGGGAGATCGAGATCGTCTTCGACGAGATCAAGACTCACCAGCGCGGCAGACCGGTCCTGCGATCGCAGACTCCGGACGGGGTCAGGCAGGAGATCTATGCCCACCTGATCGTCCACCACGCGACCCGCGACCTGCTCAACGAGGTGGCCCGGATCGCGCAGACTTCCGCCGATCGGACATCGTTTACCCGGGCCCTGCATGTGGTCCGCCGCTCGGTGATCGCGCCGTGCGGCTTTTCCCCCCTCAGCCCGAAATCATGACCGTCTGCTCGGCCTTGCCGAGATCCGCTGGTCTCTCCTGCCACGACGACGCTCACGCGACTGCCCCCGCAAACTGAAGTCGTCGATCACCCCGTTCAGCGGCAAGGCCCCCGACGAACCTGCTAGCCACCGCCGCCCATCAGCCGTCATCACGGTGAACCACAGATGGCAGTAACCACCAAAAGCAACGGCATTGTCGTGATCAACAGGGGGGGGAGCAATCATGCCGGGCCCGGAGGCCGGGAACTCCATTGCGGGGCCGAGGAAGACGGTAATGGGGGACCTGGCTGGTCACCCGCCCCTGGAGCATCCGAGGTGAGCGGCTTTCAGTCGCAGCCCGCGTCGACGCCGGATCGCCGAGGCCGGATGTGTCGTCGCTCCTCCCACTCGGGAGTGAGAGTCGCGTTCGGCGAGTTCGTGGTGAGCCGGAACGGGCAGGTCGCCTGGCAGCGGGGGTTGGCCCGTGTCAGGCGCCTTGAGTGATGAAGTCGGCCAGGGCGGCAGCGACGGCGTCGGGTTGTTCGTCCGGGATGAAGTGTCCTGCGTCCGGCACGACGATCCCGGTCGCGTTGTCGGCCCACGGCCTGAGGGAGGCTGCCATGTCGGGGATGGAGCCGTGGCTGCTGGAAATCCCGAGAACCGGCACTGTCAGGTGCTGTTGTTCAAGGGCCTCGTGGTTCTTTCGCGCCGATGCAGCGGCGTCTCGGTAATAGGCCAGGGAAGCACGGAGTCCGCCGTCAGCGGCGATGGCCGCGGCGTATTGCTCGATCTCGGCGTCGTCGAAGGTGTCGGGGGAGAGGGTTTTGGCCTTCAGGAACCAGTCGACGTACTCGCGTTCGCGGCCTCTGAGCAGTGTCTCGGGCAGGTCGGGCACGAGATGGAATGCGAAGTGCCAAGTTTTCCACGCCACCTCGGGGTCGGTCGGGATGGTGTCGGGGAGTGTGATGCCGGGGATTCCGGCGTCGAGGAGTGCGACGCCATGCAGCCGGCTCTGGTACTTCAACGCGAGGGAGAAGGCGACCCACGCGCCGATGTCGTGGGCGGCCAGCCAGTATGTCGAAACTCCGAGCGCTTTCACCGCGGCGTGGACGTACGCGGCGACGGTGTGCGTGTCGTAGCTGCCGTGCGGGCGTTCGGAGTGGCCCTGGCCTGGCAGGTCGATCGCGATGACGTGGAATCGGTCGGCCAGGTCGGGCATCACCTTGCGCCATGCCCACCAGGTCTGCGGGAATCCAGCGAGCAGCACGACGGCTGGGTCGTTCGGCTGACCTCCCTCGACCGCATGAAGCCGGACGCCGCCCGTGTCGACCCAGCGGTGGGTGAAGCCGGCCAGGTCGTGCAGTGGTAGATCGCGGACCGGGTTGTCGCGGAGGCGGGCGGT
This portion of the Streptomyces mirabilis genome encodes:
- a CDS encoding alpha/beta hydrolase, producing MTDPAAITARLRDNPVRDLPLHDLAGFTHRWVDTGGVRLHAVEGGQPNDPAVVLLAGFPQTWWAWRKVMPDLADRFHVIAIDLPGQGHSERPHGSYDTHTVAAYVHAAVKALGVSTYWLAAHDIGAWVAFSLALKYQSRLHGVALLDAGIPGITLPDTIPTDPEVAWKTWHFAFHLVPDLPETLLRGREREYVDWFLKAKTLSPDTFDDAEIEQYAAAIAADGGLRASLAYYRDAAASARKNHEALEQQHLTVPVLGISSSHGSIPDMAASLRPWADNATGIVVPDAGHFIPDEQPDAVAAALADFITQGA